A region of Solibacillus isronensis DNA encodes the following proteins:
- a CDS encoding YlxQ family RNA-binding protein → MTNPALLQLLGLAARARKTISGEELVVKEIRNGNAKLVFLASDASANTSKKIQDKCTFYNVEYYVFGDRYDLGHATGKEARVAIAITDSGFAKKMSSLLNEN, encoded by the coding sequence ATGACAAACCCGGCATTGCTACAGCTATTAGGTTTAGCAGCACGTGCACGAAAAACAATATCCGGAGAAGAGCTTGTCGTAAAAGAAATTCGCAACGGCAATGCAAAACTTGTCTTTTTAGCTTCGGATGCTTCGGCAAACACGAGCAAAAAGATTCAGGATAAATGTACGTTTTATAATGTTGAGTATTATGTTTTCGGAGATCGATATGATCTTGGACATGCTACCGGGAAGGAAGCCCGTGTAGCGATTGCTATTACAGATAGCGGATTTGCTAAAAAAATGTCTAGTCTACTCAACGAAAATTAA
- the ribF gene encoding riboflavin biosynthesis protein RibF has translation MNVIHLKYPHQLAQEIEKEAYSLAIGFFDGVHKGHQAVIEAAKQKAEQLNIKSAVMTFDPHPSIVLGRRNEKVFYITPLSQKLDTLKKLNIDTVFVVNFTSDFAKLTPEEFIKYFIVDLNVQHVTAGFDFSFGSYGKGNMELMEQLSNGRYGVTAIEKQQDVVEKISSTRIRKALQDGEMEQARNLLGRAFEVPGIVVHGDKRGRTMGFPTANVQAMEGCYIPATGVYAVKILVQNKWYDGVCNVGYKPTFNNPDEKQLSIEVHILNFNKNIYGEAVVVGWYKRIRSERKFNGIEALIEQIELDKQQAIAYFEQLR, from the coding sequence ATGAACGTTATTCATTTGAAATACCCCCATCAATTAGCACAGGAAATAGAAAAAGAGGCATACTCATTAGCAATCGGATTTTTTGATGGGGTACATAAAGGACATCAGGCGGTCATTGAAGCGGCAAAGCAAAAAGCCGAGCAGCTTAATATTAAAAGTGCCGTGATGACTTTTGATCCGCATCCATCGATTGTATTAGGTAGACGTAATGAAAAAGTATTTTACATTACGCCACTATCACAAAAATTAGATACATTAAAAAAATTGAATATCGATACAGTATTTGTTGTAAACTTTACATCAGATTTTGCGAAGCTTACACCTGAAGAATTCATTAAGTATTTTATCGTAGATTTAAATGTTCAGCATGTAACTGCTGGTTTTGATTTCTCATTTGGCTCATACGGCAAAGGCAATATGGAGCTGATGGAGCAACTGTCAAACGGCCGCTATGGTGTGACAGCAATCGAAAAGCAGCAGGATGTCGTTGAAAAAATCAGCTCAACACGCATTCGCAAAGCATTGCAGGACGGAGAAATGGAGCAGGCTCGTAATCTATTAGGCCGCGCATTCGAAGTACCGGGAATCGTCGTGCACGGCGATAAACGCGGACGGACAATGGGCTTCCCGACAGCAAATGTCCAGGCGATGGAAGGCTGCTATATACCGGCAACAGGTGTGTATGCTGTGAAAATTTTAGTACAAAATAAATGGTATGACGGAGTTTGTAATGTTGGCTATAAACCGACATTCAACAACCCGGATGAAAAGCAGCTGTCGATTGAAGTGCATATTCTAAATTTCAATAAAAACATATACGGTGAAGCGGTCGTTGTCGGCTGGTATAAACGCATCCGCAGCGAACGTAAATTTAACGGAATCGAAGCTCTAATTGAGCAAATTGAATTAGATAAGCAGCAAGCGATCGCCTATTTTGAACAACTACGCTAA
- a CDS encoding PolC-type DNA polymerase III, whose translation MEKQDERVKQLSKQEGRQKFLLLLQQLELTDDVYMSFFENGTLERVTVHKKKRIWDFKIKIENILPYQVYQLLRMRMVEKFSPIANVLLTIESHNPVVNEQHILDYWQVVVEQLDEMSPLLRANLSKQTPKWTGHKLVVTSMLEVEYLSLKAKYTDKIAESYKTFGFPHIPLEFQLVEENEEFIAQQEAFYQQRQEEEERLSKQAMADFATREKEKAANPSAVSNGDTPFQIGALIKNPDPVEIRTVLEEERSIVLEGFIFACDIKELRSGRSLLEFKISDYTDSLMVKMFSNGDEDVVKMKQMSKGMWVRVRGSIQLDTFARDLVMMVKDINEIKHEPKKDHAPEGEKRVELHLHTPMSQMDAMTSVDKLVAQAAKWGHPAIAVTDHAVVQAFPEAYAAGKKNGIKVIYGVEANLVDDGKPIVYDPIDVDLEDATYIVFDVETTGFSNVYDTIIELAAVKIKNGQVIDTFERFSNPHRKLTAKIIELTHITDDMLVNAPELSDVIREFHDFIGDGVVVAHNAAFDLGFLYVAYKNAGIEVRHPGIDTVELSRLVNPGQKSHNLKTLTKKYNIELTQHHRAIYDTEATGELFLHLLKQAADLGIKNLIEMNDHVGGEEGYKQSRPSHCTILAVDDAGLKNLFKLISISHTETFYRVPRIRRSDLQKLRQGLIVGSGCSNGELFETMMNKTQEEAERIAKFYDYLEVMPKPVYSPLVDGGTVHDEWALEDIIRRIVKLGKKLNLPVVATGNVHYLHETDAKFRQILVGSMGGANPLNRNPLPKVHFRTTDEMLKEFDFLGPDLAKEIVVTNTQLVADMIGDVKPIKDDLYTPKIEGSDDEVTNLTYEMAHSIYGENLPEIVQARIDKELKSILGHGFGVIYLISAKLVKKSLADGYLVGSRGSVGSSLVATFMEITEVNPLPPHYVCPKCKHSEFIADGSVASGYDLPNKQCPECGAPYKKDGQDIPFETFLGFKGDKVPDIDLSATRC comes from the coding sequence ATGGAAAAGCAAGATGAAAGGGTGAAACAATTGTCAAAACAGGAAGGAAGACAAAAATTCCTACTATTGTTACAGCAGCTTGAATTGACTGATGATGTCTATATGTCCTTTTTTGAAAATGGAACACTCGAACGTGTAACGGTTCATAAAAAGAAACGTATATGGGACTTTAAAATAAAAATTGAAAATATATTACCTTACCAAGTGTATCAATTGCTACGAATGCGGATGGTCGAGAAGTTTTCTCCTATAGCCAATGTGTTACTGACGATTGAATCGCATAATCCGGTAGTTAATGAGCAGCATATTTTGGATTATTGGCAAGTAGTAGTTGAGCAATTAGATGAAATGTCGCCGCTATTGCGTGCAAATTTATCGAAGCAAACACCGAAATGGACAGGTCATAAGCTTGTCGTGACATCGATGCTCGAAGTCGAGTACTTATCATTAAAAGCGAAATATACAGATAAAATTGCCGAGTCGTACAAAACATTCGGTTTCCCTCATATTCCGCTTGAGTTCCAGCTTGTAGAGGAAAATGAGGAATTTATCGCACAGCAAGAAGCGTTTTACCAACAGCGACAGGAAGAGGAAGAGCGTCTGTCCAAACAGGCGATGGCCGATTTTGCGACGCGTGAAAAAGAGAAGGCGGCCAATCCTAGTGCTGTTTCCAATGGAGATACACCGTTCCAGATTGGTGCACTCATTAAAAATCCGGATCCGGTTGAAATCCGCACAGTACTGGAAGAAGAACGTTCGATTGTACTGGAAGGGTTTATTTTTGCATGTGATATTAAAGAACTTCGAAGTGGTCGTTCATTGCTTGAGTTTAAAATTTCCGACTACACCGACTCACTAATGGTCAAAATGTTCTCAAACGGGGACGAGGATGTCGTGAAGATGAAGCAGATGAGCAAAGGAATGTGGGTTCGTGTACGCGGATCGATCCAGCTTGATACATTTGCCCGCGATTTAGTCATGATGGTAAAAGACATCAATGAAATCAAGCACGAACCTAAAAAAGACCATGCTCCGGAAGGCGAAAAGCGTGTTGAGCTCCACTTGCATACACCAATGAGTCAAATGGATGCGATGACATCTGTCGATAAACTAGTAGCACAAGCAGCAAAATGGGGACATCCTGCGATTGCGGTAACCGACCATGCTGTTGTTCAGGCATTCCCTGAAGCGTATGCTGCCGGTAAGAAAAATGGCATTAAAGTCATTTACGGCGTGGAAGCAAACTTAGTTGATGACGGTAAACCAATTGTTTACGATCCGATTGATGTGGACCTTGAAGATGCAACGTATATCGTATTTGACGTAGAGACGACCGGTTTCTCGAACGTGTATGACACGATTATCGAGCTGGCGGCCGTCAAAATAAAAAATGGTCAAGTTATTGATACATTTGAACGATTCTCAAACCCGCACCGTAAATTAACGGCGAAAATTATCGAGCTGACACATATTACCGATGATATGCTTGTCAATGCACCAGAACTGAGTGATGTCATTCGTGAATTCCATGACTTTATCGGCGATGGGGTTGTTGTTGCGCATAATGCAGCGTTTGACTTAGGTTTCTTATATGTTGCATACAAAAATGCCGGCATAGAAGTCCGCCACCCGGGGATCGATACGGTCGAGCTTTCCCGTCTTGTAAACCCAGGGCAAAAATCGCATAACTTGAAAACATTAACGAAAAAATACAATATCGAACTTACCCAGCATCACCGGGCAATTTATGATACCGAAGCAACAGGAGAGCTATTCCTGCATTTATTGAAACAGGCTGCCGATTTAGGCATTAAAAACCTGATTGAAATGAATGACCATGTCGGCGGTGAAGAAGGATATAAACAGTCCCGTCCAAGTCACTGTACAATTTTGGCGGTAGATGATGCCGGGCTGAAAAATCTGTTTAAGTTAATTTCGATTTCGCATACGGAAACATTTTACCGTGTACCACGTATTCGACGCTCCGATTTACAGAAACTACGACAAGGTTTAATCGTTGGTTCAGGCTGCTCGAATGGTGAGCTATTTGAAACAATGATGAATAAAACGCAGGAAGAAGCCGAGCGAATCGCAAAATTTTATGATTACTTGGAAGTAATGCCGAAACCGGTCTATTCGCCATTAGTGGATGGCGGTACGGTTCATGATGAATGGGCATTGGAAGACATTATCCGCCGTATCGTCAAGCTAGGTAAAAAGCTGAACTTACCGGTTGTAGCAACGGGAAATGTTCATTATCTGCATGAAACCGATGCAAAGTTCCGTCAAATCCTTGTTGGATCAATGGGTGGGGCAAACCCGTTAAATCGTAATCCGTTACCGAAAGTCCATTTCCGTACAACAGATGAAATGCTGAAGGAATTCGACTTTTTAGGCCCGGATTTGGCAAAGGAAATCGTTGTGACAAATACGCAGCTTGTTGCCGATATGATTGGCGATGTAAAACCGATTAAAGACGATTTATATACGCCAAAGATTGAAGGCTCGGATGATGAAGTAACGAACCTGACTTATGAAATGGCACATAGCATTTACGGTGAAAATTTACCGGAAATTGTTCAGGCGCGTATTGATAAGGAACTGAAATCGATTTTAGGGCACGGGTTCGGGGTAATTTACCTGATTTCCGCCAAGCTCGTAAAAAAATCGCTTGCTGACGGTTACTTAGTAGGTTCTCGTGGTTCTGTAGGATCATCCCTCGTCGCGACATTTATGGAAATTACCGAAGTAAATCCATTGCCTCCGCATTATGTTTGTCCAAAGTGCAAGCATTCCGAGTTTATCGCGGACGGTTCGGTTGCCTCAGGCTATGACTTACCGAACAAACAATGTCCGGAATGCGGTGCGCCGTATAAAAAAGACGGCCAGGATATCCCGTTCGAAACGTTCCTAGGATTCAAAGGTGACAAGGTACCCGATATCGATTTGAGTGCGACACGTTGCTAG
- the infB gene encoding translation initiation factor IF-2 — protein MSKVRVHEYAKKVNKTSKEVIEVLAKHNLPVKNHMAVIDEQAVSKLNSVFKQAVEPTKDSPAKTPAKALNVTPKRGEQGQKKAQQGQKQDRPQSASNNQQPNKASNAQGQPKSQQGEKIRNEKGNQNRNMTQNNNNNRKGGSNPNNSNNKGGNTQNKGGYQQRRKPGINGGKRRTHRPAPQPMVQKELPEKITFYESLSVAELAKKLHREPSEIIKKLFMLGVMATINQELDKDAIELICADYGVEVEEEIRIDKTDLDTYFDDTIVEVDENALEERPPVVTIMGHVDHGKTSLLDSIRKTKVTAGEAGGITQHIGAYQVEVNGKKISFLDTPGHAAFTTMRARGASITDIAIIVVAADDGVMPQTVEAINHAKAAEVPIIVAINKMDKPTANPDRVQQELTEHGLVPEAWGGDTIFVPISALNGEGIDQLLEMILLVSEVGELKANPTRSAIGTVIEAQLDKGRGAVATLLVQDGTLRVGDPIVVGHAYGRVRAMVNDLGRRIKTAGPSMPVEITGLNEVPQAGDRFVVFEDEKTARQVGESRSMTAIQASRSEKQRVTLDNLFEQMSQGEMKELNLIVKADVQGTVEAMASSLMKIDVEGVNVKIIHTGAGAITESDISLAAASNAIVIGFNVRPDTNAKRAADEEGVDIRLHRIIYKVIEEIEHAMKGMLDPEFEEKIVGQAEVRQTIKVSKVGTIAGSYVIEGKIVRDAGVRVIRENVVVFEGELDSLKRFKDDAKEVAKGYECGITIKNYNDIKEGDIIEAFVMEEIVRK, from the coding sequence ATGAGCAAAGTAAGAGTTCATGAATATGCGAAAAAGGTAAATAAAACAAGTAAGGAAGTTATTGAGGTGCTTGCAAAACATAATCTGCCGGTGAAAAATCACATGGCGGTCATCGATGAGCAGGCGGTCTCAAAACTAAATTCTGTCTTTAAGCAAGCAGTGGAACCAACGAAAGATTCTCCTGCAAAGACACCTGCCAAAGCTTTAAATGTAACACCAAAACGCGGTGAACAAGGGCAGAAGAAAGCGCAGCAAGGTCAAAAGCAGGATCGTCCACAATCTGCTTCAAATAACCAACAACCGAACAAAGCTTCAAACGCCCAAGGGCAACCAAAATCGCAACAAGGCGAAAAAATAAGAAATGAAAAAGGTAACCAAAATCGAAATATGACACAAAATAACAATAATAACCGCAAAGGCGGATCTAACCCAAATAACAGTAATAATAAAGGCGGTAACACGCAAAATAAAGGCGGCTATCAACAACGTAGAAAACCAGGTATCAATGGTGGTAAACGTCGTACGCATCGCCCTGCACCACAACCAATGGTGCAAAAGGAATTACCGGAAAAAATTACTTTCTATGAAAGTTTATCAGTTGCAGAACTTGCAAAAAAATTACACCGTGAGCCATCAGAAATTATTAAAAAATTATTCATGCTTGGCGTAATGGCAACAATTAACCAAGAGCTTGATAAGGATGCAATTGAGTTAATCTGTGCAGACTACGGGGTAGAAGTAGAAGAAGAAATCCGTATCGACAAAACAGATTTAGATACGTACTTCGATGATACTATCGTGGAAGTTGACGAAAATGCATTAGAAGAGCGCCCACCAGTTGTTACAATCATGGGACACGTTGACCACGGTAAAACATCATTGCTTGACTCAATCCGTAAAACGAAAGTTACAGCGGGTGAAGCAGGCGGTATTACTCAGCATATCGGTGCATACCAAGTAGAAGTTAACGGGAAGAAAATTTCATTCCTTGATACTCCTGGTCACGCGGCATTCACAACAATGCGTGCGCGTGGTGCATCAATTACAGATATCGCAATTATCGTAGTTGCAGCAGATGACGGTGTAATGCCTCAAACAGTTGAAGCGATCAACCACGCAAAAGCTGCAGAAGTACCAATTATCGTTGCAATCAACAAAATGGATAAACCAACTGCCAACCCGGACCGTGTACAACAAGAATTAACTGAGCACGGATTAGTTCCTGAAGCATGGGGTGGAGATACAATCTTCGTACCAATTTCAGCACTAAATGGTGAAGGTATTGACCAGCTTCTAGAAATGATTTTATTAGTTTCTGAAGTAGGTGAATTAAAAGCGAACCCGACTCGTTCAGCAATCGGTACAGTAATTGAAGCACAGCTTGATAAAGGCCGTGGTGCAGTTGCAACACTTTTAGTTCAAGATGGTACATTACGTGTTGGTGATCCAATCGTAGTCGGTCATGCATATGGTCGTGTACGTGCAATGGTAAACGATCTTGGCCGTCGTATTAAAACAGCTGGTCCTTCTATGCCAGTTGAAATTACAGGCTTAAACGAAGTACCACAAGCGGGTGACCGTTTCGTAGTATTCGAAGACGAAAAAACAGCTCGTCAAGTTGGTGAGTCTCGTTCAATGACAGCTATCCAAGCGTCACGTTCAGAAAAACAACGTGTAACACTTGATAACTTATTCGAACAAATGAGCCAAGGCGAAATGAAAGAGCTAAACTTAATCGTAAAAGCAGACGTACAAGGTACAGTGGAAGCAATGGCTTCTTCATTAATGAAAATTGATGTTGAAGGCGTTAACGTTAAAATCATCCACACTGGTGCGGGTGCAATTACAGAATCGGATATCTCTCTTGCTGCTGCATCAAATGCAATCGTGATCGGATTCAACGTTCGTCCTGATACAAATGCAAAACGTGCTGCTGATGAAGAAGGCGTAGATATTCGTCTACACCGTATCATCTACAAAGTAATCGAAGAAATCGAACACGCGATGAAAGGGATGCTTGATCCAGAGTTCGAAGAGAAAATCGTTGGTCAAGCGGAAGTTCGTCAAACAATTAAAGTATCTAAAGTGGGTACAATCGCTGGTTCATACGTTATCGAAGGTAAAATCGTTCGCGATGCTGGTGTACGTGTAATCCGTGAAAACGTTGTTGTGTTTGAAGGTGAGCTTGATTCACTAAAACGTTTCAAAGATGATGCTAAAGAAGTTGCAAAAGGGTATGAGTGTGGTATTACAATTAAAAACTACAACGACATTAAAGAAGGCGACATTATCGAAGCCTTCGTAATGGAAGAAATCGTTCGTAAATAA
- the truB gene encoding tRNA pseudouridine(55) synthase TruB: MNGILPLWKERGMTSHDCVFKLRKILKTKKVGHTGTLDPGVEGVLPICIGQATRIAEYLTDAGKTYEAVVSIGRTTTTEDAEGETVEQNTDFKSFTREEILRALQTLTGEIEQTPPMFSAVKVNGKKLYEYARAGQTVERPTRKITIYELELLDDAQTFEGEEVKFSIRIKCSKGTYIRTLAVQIGEALGYPAHMHELVRTASGTFTKDNCFTLAEIAEMMEAGEQEKFLLPVEYALSDYPYVEITEDIEKQIFNGQVLPMHTLLTEHDKIVYGVEGRAFAVYIAHPTKSGQMKPDKMFPEIN, from the coding sequence ATGAACGGTATTTTGCCATTATGGAAAGAGCGCGGCATGACAAGTCATGACTGTGTATTTAAATTACGAAAAATATTGAAGACGAAAAAAGTAGGGCATACAGGGACACTTGATCCGGGTGTAGAAGGCGTTCTGCCAATCTGTATCGGCCAGGCAACACGCATTGCCGAATATTTAACAGATGCCGGCAAAACGTATGAAGCAGTCGTATCAATCGGACGCACGACAACAACAGAAGATGCGGAAGGCGAAACAGTCGAGCAAAATACAGATTTCAAATCGTTTACACGTGAAGAAATTTTACGCGCACTCCAAACGCTGACTGGCGAAATTGAACAAACCCCTCCGATGTTTTCTGCTGTAAAAGTGAACGGGAAAAAGCTGTATGAGTATGCAAGAGCCGGCCAAACAGTCGAGCGCCCAACACGTAAAATTACAATTTACGAGCTGGAATTACTGGATGATGCACAAACGTTCGAAGGGGAAGAAGTGAAATTCTCGATCCGCATCAAATGTTCGAAAGGGACGTATATCCGTACATTAGCTGTTCAGATCGGTGAAGCGTTAGGCTATCCTGCACATATGCATGAACTTGTACGAACAGCATCAGGCACATTCACAAAAGACAATTGCTTTACATTGGCCGAAATCGCGGAAATGATGGAAGCAGGGGAGCAGGAGAAGTTTCTGTTGCCGGTTGAATATGCATTATCCGACTATCCATATGTTGAAATTACGGAAGACATTGAAAAGCAAATTTTCAATGGGCAAGTTCTCCCGATGCATACTTTATTAACGGAACATGATAAAATTGTATATGGTGTAGAGGGACGAGCATTTGCGGTTTACATCGCCCATCCGACAAAGAGCGGGCAAATGAAGCCGGACAAGATGTTTCCCGAAATTAATTAG
- the rnpM gene encoding RNase P modulator RnpM produces the protein MAVNKKIPLRKCVATGEMLPKKSMIRVVRSKEGEVTVDITGKKSGRGAYVSKTEDAVEMARKKNILDRQLDAKVPDEVYEELLTLIRRESIL, from the coding sequence ATGGCCGTTAATAAAAAAATTCCTTTACGCAAATGTGTTGCAACAGGCGAGATGCTTCCGAAAAAATCAATGATTCGCGTCGTTCGTTCGAAAGAGGGCGAAGTGACTGTTGATATTACAGGAAAAAAATCCGGTCGTGGAGCATATGTTTCTAAAACGGAAGATGCTGTTGAAATGGCGCGTAAAAAGAATATTTTAGATCGCCAGCTTGATGCAAAAGTGCCGGATGAGGTGTATGAGGAGTTGCTAACGCTAATCCGCCGGGAGTCGATTTTATGA
- the rimP gene encoding ribosome maturation factor RimP, translating into MSKVTSIIEELVTPIVEELDLELVDIEFVKEGRDWFLRIYVDTPEGGIDILQCAQVSERLSEKLDENDPIEQNYYLEVSSPGAERPLKKQQDFEKAIGKYIYVKTYEPVKDLKEFYGYLRAYTDEFLEIEFRIKTRKVTVQIEKEKIAQARLAIDFSDKQI; encoded by the coding sequence ATGAGCAAAGTTACGTCGATCATTGAAGAGCTAGTGACACCGATCGTGGAAGAGCTTGATTTGGAATTAGTTGATATCGAGTTCGTGAAAGAAGGACGCGACTGGTTCCTTCGTATTTATGTTGACACACCAGAAGGCGGCATTGATATTTTACAATGTGCACAAGTGAGTGAACGTTTAAGCGAGAAGTTGGATGAAAATGATCCAATCGAGCAAAACTATTACTTAGAGGTTTCTTCACCAGGAGCGGAACGTCCGTTAAAGAAACAACAGGACTTTGAAAAAGCAATCGGCAAATATATTTATGTAAAAACTTATGAACCTGTTAAGGATTTAAAAGAATTCTATGGTTATTTACGCGCATATACAGATGAATTTTTAGAAATCGAATTCCGTATTAAAACACGTAAAGTTACAGTACAAATTGAAAAAGAAAAAATTGCGCAAGCGCGTCTTGCTATCGATTTTTCAGATAAGCAAATTTAG
- the rbfA gene encoding 30S ribosome-binding factor RbfA — MSLRSNRVAEQMKKEITEIIARKIKDPRVGFVTVTDVAVTGDLQQATVYITSLGNDRERAETLQALEKASGFIRSEVGSRIRLRRTPELAFEFDTAIEYGNKIDALLRGLHEDK; from the coding sequence ATGTCTCTACGTTCTAATCGAGTTGCTGAGCAAATGAAAAAAGAAATTACTGAAATCATTGCGCGCAAAATCAAAGATCCGCGTGTAGGCTTCGTTACGGTTACAGATGTAGCAGTAACAGGAGACTTACAGCAAGCAACTGTTTATATCACATCGTTAGGCAATGACCGCGAACGTGCGGAAACATTGCAAGCGTTAGAAAAAGCATCCGGTTTCATCCGTTCGGAAGTTGGTTCACGTATCCGCTTACGCCGTACACCTGAACTTGCATTCGAATTCGATACAGCAATCGAATACGGAAACAAAATCGATGCATTACTACGTGGCCTACACGAAGATAAATAA
- the rpsO gene encoding 30S ribosomal protein S15: protein MAITQQRKNEIIAEYRVHETDTGSPEVQIAVLTAEINALNAHLATHKKDFHSQRGLLKMVGKRRHLLKYLRENDVARYRELITKLGLRR from the coding sequence ATGGCAATTACACAACAACGTAAAAACGAAATTATCGCTGAGTACCGCGTACACGAAACAGACACTGGTTCTCCAGAAGTACAAATCGCTGTATTAACTGCAGAAATCAACGCTTTAAACGCTCACTTAGCTACTCACAAGAAAGATTTCCACTCTCAACGTGGTCTTCTTAAAATGGTAGGTAAACGTCGTCATTTATTAAAATATTTACGTGAAAACGACGTAGCTCGTTACCGTGAATTAATTACTAAACTTGGATTACGTCGCTAA
- the nusA gene encoding transcription termination factor NusA — translation MSSELLDALTALEEQKGISRDVLIEAIEAALVTAYKRNFNQAQNVRVDLNLETGSMVVYSRKDVVEEVEDDRLEIALEDAKFINAAYEIGDVVEEEVTPRNFGRIAAQTAKQVVTQRVREAERGLIYEEYVDREDDIVTGVIERQDARNIYVSIGKVEAALPVNEQIQGEVYKPTSRIRVYITKVERTTRGPQVIVSRTHPGLLRRLFEMEVPEIYDGTVEIKSIAREAGDRSKISVYAHNEEVDPVGSCVGAKGARVQTIVNELNGEKIDIVEWSEDPVVFVANALSPSKVLDVQVNEEEKSTTVVVPDYQLSLAIGKRGQNARLAAKLTGWKIDIKSETDARELGIYPSETSTFVPREDAEEVQFDLYGDDEE, via the coding sequence ATGAGTAGTGAATTACTAGATGCCCTAACTGCCCTTGAAGAGCAGAAAGGTATTTCAAGAGATGTATTAATTGAGGCGATTGAGGCGGCTTTAGTAACGGCGTACAAACGTAACTTCAACCAAGCGCAAAACGTTCGCGTGGATCTTAACCTAGAAACAGGTTCAATGGTTGTTTATTCTCGTAAAGACGTAGTAGAAGAAGTAGAAGACGATCGTCTGGAAATCGCATTGGAAGACGCGAAATTCATTAATGCAGCTTATGAAATTGGTGACGTCGTAGAAGAAGAAGTAACACCACGTAACTTCGGACGTATCGCGGCACAGACTGCAAAGCAAGTTGTGACGCAACGTGTTCGTGAGGCAGAGCGCGGTTTAATTTATGAAGAGTATGTAGACCGTGAAGATGACATCGTAACAGGTGTAATCGAGCGTCAAGATGCACGTAATATTTATGTGTCAATCGGTAAAGTGGAAGCGGCATTACCTGTTAACGAACAAATTCAAGGTGAAGTTTATAAGCCAACATCACGCATCCGTGTTTACATTACAAAAGTTGAACGCACAACACGTGGTCCACAAGTAATCGTATCTCGTACACATCCTGGATTATTGCGCCGTCTGTTTGAAATGGAAGTTCCAGAAATTTATGATGGCACTGTTGAAATCAAATCAATCGCGCGTGAAGCGGGAGACCGTTCAAAAATCTCTGTATATGCACATAATGAAGAAGTAGATCCTGTAGGTTCATGTGTTGGAGCTAAAGGTGCACGTGTGCAAACAATTGTAAACGAATTAAACGGTGAGAAAATCGATATCGTAGAATGGTCAGAAGATCCGGTTGTATTCGTTGCAAACGCACTAAGCCCTTCAAAAGTTCTGGACGTTCAAGTAAATGAAGAAGAAAAGTCAACAACAGTTGTCGTACCGGATTACCAATTATCACTTGCGATTGGTAAGCGCGGACAAAATGCTCGTTTAGCAGCAAAATTAACGGGCTGGAAAATCGACATCAAGAGTGAAACAGATGCACGCGAATTAGGAATTTATCCTTCTGAAACGAGCACATTCGTTCCACGTGAAGATGCAGAAGAAGTACAATTTGATTTATATGGTGATGACGAAGAGTAA
- a CDS encoding DUF503 domain-containing protein, with translation MIVYAEVEFMIQTAHSLKEKRAVLQRMVTRTKQKFNVSVAEIDHQDVWQRTKLALVAVASSKEAAERELMRAVHYLQSNPQWEQLDFYREYL, from the coding sequence ATGATTGTATACGCAGAAGTTGAATTCATGATTCAGACTGCCCACTCATTAAAAGAAAAGCGCGCCGTCCTTCAACGGATGGTGACGCGTACGAAACAAAAATTTAACGTTTCCGTTGCTGAAATTGACCATCAGGATGTATGGCAGCGTACAAAGCTTGCGCTTGTCGCAGTGGCTTCTTCCAAAGAAGCTGCTGAACGCGAGCTTATGCGGGCTGTCCATTACCTGCAGTCAAATCCGCAATGGGAGCAGCTGGATTTTTATCGTGAATATTTATAA